One Aerococcus urinaeequi DNA segment encodes these proteins:
- a CDS encoding tyrosine-type recombinase/integrase, which yields MDNYFDKESFYELYADYLSQKQSSTKESYLKNIKPFFIYLEKQAIIHPTYHDIERYFDDLINHPSKTYILINDIDYDEVSEEQRRALDQFRYKDRTIKSYRNMLNQFFKWLERENLYENIVAKANNNIPVPHGHAKDALDIEDVEKLLDYLKSTTDTLIGKRNYALILLAVTTGLRTIELSRANFEDVQRRGLNTVIYVQGKGRREKDEFVIIPRKTKEVVRDYTRFREDQGIMINTDLAPLFASHGNRNKSGRMSARSISRVIASAYEAVGIHSSKITPHSLRHTAATLSLINGGNLRETQKMLRHSSVRTTEIYAQDLNEDLNTSSQLIEDLIDQSRILKDLEDKNLRNP from the coding sequence ATGGACAATTACTTTGATAAGGAATCTTTCTACGAACTATACGCCGACTATCTATCACAGAAGCAATCCAGCACTAAGGAAAGCTATTTGAAGAACATCAAACCATTCTTTATTTATCTGGAAAAACAAGCTATTATACATCCAACTTATCATGACATTGAACGCTATTTTGACGATTTAATCAATCATCCAAGTAAGACCTACATCTTAATCAATGATATAGATTATGATGAGGTCTCTGAGGAGCAACGTCGTGCACTGGACCAGTTTCGCTACAAAGATCGGACCATTAAGTCATACCGCAACATGCTCAACCAGTTCTTTAAATGGTTAGAACGGGAAAATCTATATGAAAATATCGTTGCTAAAGCCAATAATAATATCCCTGTACCACACGGACACGCTAAGGATGCACTAGATATTGAGGACGTTGAAAAGTTGCTAGATTACCTTAAATCAACAACTGATACACTAATTGGTAAACGTAATTATGCACTTATATTACTTGCTGTCACTACTGGGTTAAGGACCATTGAACTCAGTAGAGCCAATTTTGAAGACGTGCAACGCCGCGGTTTGAACACTGTAATCTATGTACAAGGTAAAGGTCGCCGTGAAAAAGATGAATTCGTCATAATTCCCCGTAAAACCAAGGAAGTTGTGCGAGATTATACACGCTTCCGTGAAGACCAAGGTATCATGATTAACACCGACTTAGCGCCTTTATTTGCTTCACACGGTAATCGTAATAAAAGTGGTCGTATGTCAGCTCGGTCAATTTCTAGAGTGATCGCGAGTGCTTATGAAGCTGTTGGGATTCATTCATCTAAAATTACGCCACATTCACTGAGGCATACCGCTGCAACCTTAAGTTTAATTAACGGCGGTAACTTACGGGAAACGCAAAAAATGCTACGACATTCTAGTGTTCGAACGACCGAAATCTATGCCCAAGATTTAAATGAAGACTTGAATACTTCTAGTCAGTTGATTGAAGATCTTATTGACCAATCAAGAATTCTCAAAGATTTAGAAGATAAAAATTTGCGCAATCCCTAA
- a CDS encoding GNAT family N-acetyltransferase, whose amino-acid sequence MTDPLKSTNTIDIDTEQIIIRPAELADAAQLTEIYNYYIQNTTISFRIALTDVSLKEEQITERIGINPFLVADYDGQVIGFAYTSDAGAYEGYNPSKEISIYLDAHIQAKGIGSRLYSALEKEVIDNYPDIYKLVSQVTGTNESSLKFHEKHGFKQYGICKNMGYKFDQWLDVIYLEKDIRPFN is encoded by the coding sequence ATGACAGATCCTTTAAAATCGACAAATACTATAGATATCGATACTGAACAAATAATTATACGACCTGCTGAATTAGCAGACGCTGCTCAGTTAACTGAGATTTATAATTATTATATTCAAAATACGACTATTTCTTTTAGAATCGCCCTAACTGACGTTTCTTTAAAGGAAGAACAAATAACTGAACGTATAGGTATAAATCCCTTCTTAGTCGCTGATTACGATGGCCAAGTGATTGGTTTTGCTTATACTAGTGATGCTGGTGCTTATGAAGGCTATAATCCTTCTAAAGAGATTTCTATCTATCTAGACGCTCATATTCAAGCCAAAGGTATTGGAAGTCGCCTATACAGCGCATTAGAAAAAGAAGTTATTGATAATTACCCTGATATCTATAAATTAGTTTCTCAAGTAACTGGAACTAACGAATCATCACTCAAGTTTCATGAAAAACATGGATTTAAACAATACGGTATCTGTAAGAATATGGGCTATAAATTCGACCAATGGTTAGATGTTATATATTTGGAAAAAGACATTCGCCCTTTTAATTAG
- a CDS encoding MIP/aquaporin family protein codes for MDGFIGELIGTFLLVLLGCGVNAGVNLSKSNAKESGWIVITMGWALAVTIGVYASGFLSAAHLNPAVTIAFAVNGSFAWAEVVPYIAGQMIGAVLGATTVWLAYHEQFEATKEEGSILGTFATGPQVDSPVWNLMTEIIGTAVLVVGVMALGANQISDGLNPMIVGIIVGSIGLSLGGPTGYAINPARDLGPRIAHAILPISGKGGSNWGYAWVPIVGPIIGAIVAALVYNLVL; via the coding sequence ATGGATGGATTTATTGGTGAATTAATTGGTACTTTTTTACTGGTCTTACTAGGGTGTGGGGTTAATGCTGGGGTAAACTTAAGTAAATCAAATGCCAAAGAAAGTGGATGGATTGTTATCACTATGGGTTGGGCTTTAGCTGTTACTATTGGTGTGTACGCTTCTGGTTTCTTATCGGCAGCCCACTTAAACCCTGCAGTTACGATTGCTTTCGCAGTGAACGGATCTTTTGCTTGGGCTGAAGTAGTTCCTTACATTGCCGGTCAAATGATTGGTGCGGTTCTAGGTGCTACGACAGTATGGCTAGCTTATCATGAGCAATTTGAAGCAACTAAAGAAGAAGGTTCAATTCTTGGAACCTTTGCTACAGGTCCTCAAGTCGATAGTCCTGTATGGAACTTAATGACTGAAATTATTGGTACTGCTGTATTAGTTGTTGGTGTTATGGCTTTAGGTGCAAACCAAATTTCAGACGGTTTAAATCCAATGATCGTTGGTATCATTGTTGGTTCAATTGGTCTTTCATTAGGTGGTCCCACAGGTTATGCCATCAACCCAGCTCGTGACTTAGGTCCCCGTATTGCACATGCAATCTTACCAATTTCAGGTAAGGGTGGTTCAAACTGGGGTTACGCTTGGGTACCTATTGTCGGACCAATTATCGGTGCAATTGTAGCTGCCTTAGTATACAACTTGGTTTTATAA